From the genome of Colwellia psychrerythraea 34H, one region includes:
- a CDS encoding S9 family peptidase — MKLQFIGAALSFSLAACSNTQLNEHLNTSAPEKIQGAVATNAQATDIITLEQIMADPDWFGRAPESWYWGDDSSSIYYQQKQLGNPLRDLYAVNLLNNNEASPVNLSSKHTVSYQNGVLNKTRTHKVYTFNGDVFVKTLVSNTIKQLTFTSNAERNALFLNNGEIAYQVGNVFYAHNLQTGQIKELASLKMSAKPARTISPKSYLAVEQHKLINYIALQQRNNALKQTQKERLAIENTAVNDSKFYFGKDNRVAHASLSPSGDKLLVSITSAKSSRDKTDIMPNYITKDGVIAAEKVRARVANNRQYQEQLFLLDLVTGKQQALSYDSLPGFDDDVLASVKSENFARKGKTYKSEKKTRNIHVLQMNNPIKWSSDGQHLALMLEAWDNKTRWLTTVDFTKNELVTQHKLHDDAWINWSFNEFGWLNASNKASLYYLSEESGYSHLYYKGLNSKAVKLTSGKFEVSSVTPMLDSQRFIFKANKKHPGIYEIYQVDLAKKLTALTNLGGKNNYTLSPDESKLLIEHSTVTMPPELYVQSLKAGDAAQRITHTVSEQFLAMPWSAPSVIAIASSKQKEPIYSKVYFPKNFDKTSEKNRAVMFTHGAGYLQNSHLGWSGYFREFMFHSMLVQQGYVVIDMDYRASAGYGREWRTAIYRHMGKPEVEDMRDGVNWLIENANVDAKRVGTYGGSYGGFLTLMSMFTDPDLFASGSAIRLVSDWAYYNHGYTSNILNTPEDDAIAYERSSPIYFAEGLNKPLLINAPMVDDNVFFEDTVRLVQRLIELEKQDFETAIYPVEPHGFVQPSSWLNEYRRIYKLFENTL, encoded by the coding sequence AGATGATAGTAGCAGCATTTATTATCAGCAGAAGCAACTAGGTAATCCTCTACGTGATTTGTATGCAGTAAACCTGTTAAATAATAACGAAGCTTCACCAGTCAATTTATCAAGTAAGCATACTGTTTCCTATCAAAACGGAGTGCTGAATAAAACGCGCACTCATAAAGTCTACACTTTTAATGGGGATGTTTTTGTAAAAACGCTGGTCAGTAATACGATAAAACAGCTTACCTTTACCTCAAATGCTGAACGTAATGCACTCTTTTTGAATAATGGAGAGATAGCTTACCAAGTAGGTAATGTTTTTTATGCCCATAATCTACAAACAGGTCAAATTAAAGAGCTGGCCAGTTTAAAAATGTCAGCAAAACCTGCTAGAACTATTTCACCTAAAAGTTACTTAGCAGTAGAGCAGCATAAGTTAATTAACTACATTGCTTTGCAACAACGCAACAATGCGTTAAAGCAAACACAAAAAGAACGTCTAGCTATTGAAAACACAGCAGTTAATGACAGTAAGTTTTATTTTGGTAAAGACAATAGAGTAGCACATGCAAGTTTATCTCCATCAGGCGATAAACTATTGGTGAGTATTACATCAGCAAAATCAAGTCGTGATAAAACAGATATTATGCCTAATTACATTACTAAAGATGGTGTGATTGCTGCTGAAAAAGTCCGTGCTCGCGTTGCGAACAATCGACAATATCAAGAGCAATTGTTCCTGCTTGATTTAGTAACAGGCAAACAACAAGCGTTAAGTTATGACAGCTTACCAGGCTTTGATGATGATGTTTTAGCTAGCGTAAAGTCTGAAAACTTTGCTCGTAAAGGTAAGACATACAAATCAGAAAAAAAAACACGTAATATTCATGTACTTCAAATGAATAACCCTATTAAGTGGAGTAGCGACGGTCAACACCTAGCCTTAATGTTAGAAGCTTGGGATAACAAAACCCGCTGGTTAACTACGGTTGATTTTACAAAAAATGAATTAGTTACCCAACATAAACTACATGATGATGCCTGGATTAACTGGAGCTTTAATGAGTTTGGTTGGTTAAACGCTAGCAATAAAGCCAGCCTTTACTATTTATCTGAAGAGTCAGGTTATTCTCACTTATATTATAAAGGCCTGAATTCAAAAGCAGTTAAGTTAACGTCTGGTAAGTTTGAAGTAAGCAGTGTTACACCAATGCTTGATAGTCAACGATTTATCTTTAAAGCAAATAAAAAACACCCAGGTATTTATGAAATATACCAAGTTGATTTAGCTAAAAAATTAACTGCGTTGACTAATTTAGGGGGTAAAAATAATTACACCTTGAGTCCTGATGAATCAAAACTGTTAATTGAACATTCTACGGTAACAATGCCGCCAGAGCTTTATGTACAAAGTTTAAAAGCGGGTGATGCAGCACAACGAATTACTCACACAGTTTCTGAGCAGTTTCTAGCGATGCCTTGGTCTGCTCCATCTGTTATTGCTATTGCGTCAAGCAAACAAAAAGAGCCGATTTACTCAAAAGTATATTTTCCTAAGAACTTTGATAAGACCTCAGAAAAAAATCGTGCGGTAATGTTTACTCATGGTGCCGGTTACCTACAAAACTCTCATTTAGGTTGGTCAGGTTACTTCCGTGAATTTATGTTCCACTCTATGTTGGTACAACAAGGTTACGTTGTTATTGATATGGATTACCGAGCATCTGCTGGTTACGGACGAGAGTGGCGTACTGCTATTTACCGTCACATGGGTAAACCTGAAGTAGAAGATATGCGTGACGGTGTTAACTGGCTAATTGAAAATGCTAATGTAGATGCAAAACGTGTTGGTACTTATGGTGGTTCTTACGGCGGGTTCTTAACGTTAATGTCAATGTTCACTGACCCTGACTTATTCGCTTCTGGCTCAGCTATTCGTTTAGTCTCTGATTGGGCATATTACAACCATGGTTATACTTCGAATATTTTAAATACACCTGAAGATGATGCTATCGCTTATGAACGTAGTTCGCCTATTTATTTTGCAGAAGGACTGAATAAACCATTATTAATCAATGCGCCTATGGTCGACGACAATGTGTTTTTCGAAGATACTGTTCGTCTAGTGCAACGTTTAATTGAACTTGAAAAGCAAGATTTTGAAACGGCTATTTACCCAGTAGAACCACATGGTTTTGTACAACCTAGCTCTTGGTTAAATGAATACCGTCGTATTTATAAATTATTTGAGAACACCTTATAA
- a CDS encoding sigma-70 family RNA polymerase sigma factor: MMTKQVRYEALVKALHGDLYRYAYWLCHEKQVAEDLVQETFLRAWRALDSLKDEKAAKSWLITILRRENARRFERKRFDMSEYEEASITDTKSVTTEQELENHWLREKISQLPPEYSEPLILQVLGGFSGEDIAAMLDLNKNTVMTRLFRARNQLKEALEAEPVKRGMYNG; this comes from the coding sequence ATGATGACAAAACAAGTTAGATATGAGGCGCTAGTAAAGGCGCTACACGGTGATTTATATCGCTATGCCTATTGGCTATGCCACGAAAAACAAGTGGCTGAAGATTTGGTGCAAGAAACCTTTTTACGAGCTTGGCGTGCCCTTGATTCGCTTAAAGATGAAAAAGCGGCCAAGTCATGGTTAATCACTATTTTACGACGAGAGAATGCCAGACGTTTTGAGAGAAAACGTTTTGACATGAGTGAATATGAAGAGGCAAGCATAACCGATACTAAATCAGTGACTACAGAGCAAGAGCTTGAAAATCACTGGTTAAGGGAAAAAATTTCACAATTGCCGCCTGAATATTCTGAACCGTTAATTTTACAAGTATTAGGTGGTTTTAGCGGAGAAGATATTGCCGCTATGTTAGATCTAAATAAAAATACAGTAATGACACGTTTATTTAGAGCAAGAAACCAGCTTAAAGAAGCTTTAGAAGCAGAGCCAGTAAAACGAGGTATGTACAATGGATGA
- a CDS encoding DUF3379 family protein, translating to MDDLQFRRAIYADPNNQDADAILAQEQDPSKKQFAQEICQLDEKIKQALQIPVPDDLVDKLILRQTLATHQVQKRKTRVHLALAASVAIVGGLVLNFMQFSSAYHNLGDYALAHVYHEQGNIANNASSQVTLASLNQKMAAFDGNFSQSLGKLLWADYCRFDGMKSLHLVYQGKTSPVTVFIVPKNEQLNFTDSFNDKALFGSSLEFNRSNIIVVGDKNESLGQWQQSISDTVSWSI from the coding sequence ATGGATGATTTGCAGTTTAGACGCGCTATATATGCCGATCCCAACAATCAGGATGCTGATGCTATATTGGCTCAGGAACAAGATCCAAGCAAAAAACAATTTGCTCAAGAGATTTGTCAGTTAGATGAAAAAATTAAACAGGCATTACAAATTCCTGTACCTGATGATTTAGTCGATAAATTGATTTTGCGACAGACCTTAGCAACTCACCAAGTGCAAAAGCGTAAAACTCGCGTGCATCTCGCATTAGCAGCATCTGTTGCCATCGTGGGCGGCTTAGTACTTAATTTTATGCAGTTTTCGAGTGCTTATCACAACCTAGGTGATTATGCGTTAGCCCATGTTTATCATGAGCAAGGAAATATTGCCAACAACGCCAGCAGTCAAGTAACGTTAGCGTCATTAAACCAGAAGATGGCGGCTTTTGATGGTAACTTTAGCCAATCTTTAGGGAAACTGTTGTGGGCTGATTACTGCCGATTTGACGGTATGAAGAGTTTGCATTTAGTTTACCAAGGTAAAACTAGTCCTGTTACTGTTTTTATTGTTCCAAAAAATGAACAATTAAACTTTACTGATTCTTTTAATGATAAAGCTCTTTTTGGTAGTTCTCTTGAATTTAATCGCAGTAATATCATTGTTGTCGGAGATAAGAATGAGTCTTTAGGACAGTGGCAACAAAGTATCAGTGATACCGTGTCTTGGTCTATATAA